Genomic segment of Oscillospiraceae bacterium:
ACAACCATTGATCGTGAAACGCCTGTGTTTATTAAAGACAACGTTGCCATGGTATCGGCGGGCAATGCATCCAACGCCTCGCATACATTGGCACTTACACTTGACGGACAACTTTGGGCGTGGGGTGGTAACGAAGCCGGGCAGTTGGGTGTCGGCATTTTATTGCAATCGGTACACGCGCCGGTTCGTGTGTCTGCGCCGTTGGTGCGTGATGACAATGACGGGGTTGAAGTAACGCGGGCTGCTGCACTGACAGCTTACCGCGATTTCCTACTCGAAGTCATTGAACATTTCGGCCACATACATAATGATTTGGCACAACACGGCGTTCGTCATGCGGAATTGCTTGATTTTGGCGACGATGGCATTCCGTCATTGGCGTTGATTTTCAATGCGCATGACCGCTCGCGCACGCCTGTGATTGTGGTGCATTATAATGGTGGGCAGGTTGACGTGGTGTATCGCCATTATATCGTTCATGTTTGCGAGCTTGGCAGAAACCCCAAAGGTGATAGACCAATCTCTGTTTTTGAAATCGCCGAAAGCGCAAAGCGGGCTTATCTTGTGTATGTTGAGGGCGAGAGCCGAGCACGACGACGTTATTCTGCGCGAGATGGCGACAGATTTATGACAGTATTAAGCAGAAGCGCATTTCGTCCACATAATCAAGGCGTGGTGTGCTACAAATCTGAGTTAAATTTCTCTGTGGACTTTGAAAGCGTAACGCGAACCGAACACGACAGCGCGCCGCGAGAATTGCTGGGCATTACACGCACTCGTCCGTTTGATTTGACGTTGTACACGTATCTGCCGAATCTGATTGCGGAGATTGAGCGGATGCTGTAACCTCAATTTCAGTTACTTGCCGTTTACATTTGTAATAAATCTTTACAGCCACCACAATAATCACAATTAGCGCAATAACAAGCAGCCTGTGCAGCACATCCAGCGCTGCTGCATAGCCGATTTCAAGGCGCACGTTTACGTAGTCGAGAGCAAGTGGTCTAATTGTGAGCGTGTTGCGGCTGGTGGAAAAGAAACCGGGTAAAAGCATTCCGCGGATGTTGTGTTCAAAAAGAAAAGACATAATTATCGGGATTAAGAATGCTAAAATCGGGCGCAATGATTTGCTCATGCGTTCAAGCGGGATTGTCAGTAATGCGGCGGTAATTCCGAGTGTGGCAATGACGAAGTAGAGCAGCAGTAATCCAAGTGTGCGATGAGTATCTATCCATCCGAGGTAAGCAAATAAAAGAAAGTTTGAATTTACCCAAAAATAGACAAGCGACAAAAACAACAGCGCAGAAACGCACCAGTAATACGCAACCTTACTGCGTTTGCGCACTATTTCGTAGAGAAATAACAAAATAGTTCCAACAATCGCGGAGGTTAGTGCGTATAAGAACAAGGTGTTGCCTAGTGCTGTGGTGAATAAAGTATCGCTGAAAGCTCTGATGTAATTATCCAACCAAATAAAATTTGGGTAGACAAACAAATGAAAATCAGTAAAGCTGCGGATAACCAACCCGATAAATTGCAGCATAAATACAAGAATAAACGGCATGATAAAAAATAATGCGTATTTCTTTTTCACTGGATGCCTCCATTGTATATTATGTTGTTATATTAACACGAAATCGGCGCGATGTCCAATTCTTGCGTCATCGCAATTTAATTTCACGTCAAACAGCTGTCTTTTTTACAAGGCGGCTGTTGTTTTTGTGCGTTTGTCCTTGCAAAATCTGTCGAAAACAGCGATTGCGCGTGCAAAAATCGAATTTTTTTGAACAATGCCCTCACAGCAACATACAATGATGCGAAGGCAAAAAATATAGGAGGACTGCTATCTATGGAAAAAGTCAATCCCGGCCCCTTGGCCGAAGAAATCAAGCTCGATACCGCCAAATCATTCAAAGAAGCCGTTTGCGTCCACACACAGAAAATCTATGACGCTTGCAGAGATAAAGACTGTTTGGAGGACATGCGCGTATTCCTCACGCGGAGCAGTCAGCAAATCGTTGATCGTGCCATCAGCGTCAAGGCACGCCGCGCCGAACTGCTTTGGGTTTTTATCGACGTCGAGCCGGTACCATTCAACCGTGGATTTTATACTTGTGATATTCGTTACTTTTATCGCATTACCGCCGATGCCTTTTGCGGCGTTGGACGTCCCCAAGAGGTCAGTGGATTGACCACATTTGATAAGCGCGTGATTCTATTCGGCAGTGAGGGAAACGCTAAAATCTTCAAAAGCAACACCAGCATCAACGGGCTGGATGCGCAATCAGTACGCAGCACGAGTATGCCCAATTGCGTAGTCGAAGTTGTCGATCCGATTATTCTCAACATCAAGATGGTCGATACTTGTGAATGCCGCCCCACTGACGATATGTGCGAAGTTCCGCCATTTATCATGCATAGCTTTGACGATGAGTTAGTGTTACACGGCGATGAAAAACGCTTATACTGTACACTCGGGCAATTCTCCATCGTGCGCCTCGAACGTGACACGCAGTTGATTATTCCTGCCTACGACTTCTGCTTGCCGGACAAAGAATGCGTTGGTAGCTCGGAAGACAATCCGCGCAATTTGTTCCAAAAGATTAAATTCCCCGTCGATGAGTTTTTTCCGCCCAATATGCTCGACAGCGATTGTGATCAGTTGAAAGAACTTCGCCACCAATGCGAAGGCACTTTGTAAAGCATAACAGCCAAAGATTACAAAGCGGCGCCGCCATGCAATGCGGTGCTGCTTTTGTGCGTAGGTTAATTGAATTCGTCAACCCTAAGTCAAGATAGAACTGTACAGCCTATATCCTCCGCCAATATTATACGCATCAAATCCATTCTGTATGAGAATACGAGCAGCAATATAGCTGCGCATACCGCTATGACAGTGCACGTAGATTGGCTTTACTTTATCAAGACTACCCAACTGTCCGCGCAAGTCATCCAGTGGTATATTGTTAAAACCTGCGATTCCTCCTTGTGCGGCTTCCCATTTTGAGCGGACATCCAGCAATGTCGCGCTACCATCACGAGGCAGATTGTCTACATCATGCCAATGGATTTGCTTTACTTTACCTGTCAACAGATTTTCAATGGCAAAGCCTGCCATATTTATCGGGTCTTTGGCTGAAGAGTAAGGCGGCGCATAGCAAAGCTCCAATTGCGTGAGGTCAAACGCTGTCATGTTGGCGCGAAGGGCGGTTGCCAATACATCGCAACGTTTATCCACGCCGTAAAAGCCTACCATTTGTGCACCCAATATTTTACCTGTCTCTTTTTCGAAAATTACTTTTGTAGAAGTCGATTTTGCGCCGGGGTAATATCCCGCATGGCCGGGCAGCCATACAAATGCCTTGTCATAATTCAAGTTAAGACGTTTGGCAGTTTTTTCATTGATGCCGGTGGCAGCCACTGTCATATCAAACACTTTCAGTATCGACGAACCTTGTGTACCAACGTATACTGAGGGAATGCCACAAATGTTGTCAGCGGCTATGCGCCCTTGCTTATTAGCCGGGCCGGCCAACGGTATCATGGCCTTTTTGCCGGTGATAAAGTCGGTTACTTCAACTGCGTCGCCCACAGCGTAGATGTGCTTATCTGAGGTGCGCATGTGCTTGTCCACAATAATGCCGCCTCGCTCGCCGGTGGCAAGACTGGCATCTTTCGCCAAATTGCTTTCGGGATGCACGCCAATTGCCAAAATGACTAAGTCAGTATGAATGGCGCGGTCAGTCAGTTGGACAGTTAAACCACCTGCGTCTTCTGTGATGGCCTGAACTTTATTGCTTAGATATAGTGAAACGCCCGATTGTCGTAAATAGTGATGAACATCGCAGGCCATATCAATATCTAGCGGTGCGATGACTTGGTCGGACATTTCGACGATGTTGACATCCAATCCCGCTTCTTTTAAGTTTTCAGCCATTTCCACGCCGATGTAACCGCCGCCAACTACAACCGCGCGCTGTGGCTTGTTTTGCTGAATATATGTCTTGATGTGGTCGGTATCGGGAATAGTACGCAGGGTGAATACGCATGGTAGATCAGTGCCGGGAAAAGGCGGCTTGATGGGCTCTGCGCCGGGTGCGAGAATGAGCTTGTCATAGGACTCACGGTACGTTTCGCTCGTAGTTATATCTTTAACTGTGACGGTTTGAGTCGCCGGGTCAATTGCGGCAACCTCGCTCAACGTCCGTACATCAATATTGAAACGGCGGCGGAAACTTTCCGGCGTTTGCAGCAAAAGCGCGCCTCTATCAACAATTGTGCCGCCGATATAATATGGCAGACCACAATTGGCAAATGAAATATGCTCGCCTCGTTCAAACATTACAATTTCCGCATGCTCGTCTAATCGACGCAGCCGTGCCGCCGCTGAAGCACCGCCGGCCACGCCGCCGACAATCAAGATTTTACGCATCGTAACATCCTCCTCGCCGTAATTTTCATTTTTTAGCAAGCATAGTTTAGATATTTCTAATATGGCATACAAAAAACAATCTGTCAATATGACAGTAGAAGATTTATCGCTGTGCGAAGGGTGCGGGAGAATGATAGCTGTTATTCTTCGCCGTAAAAAGAAACTTTGTTTATAAGCCTGTAGCAGCGAGCTTTTTGCCCATCCGCCAAGCCTCGACAAATCACACCACTCGCCTCGAAATCATACAATGATATAGAACAGGAGAGTGATGATATGGCCGAATGCTTAATTGCGTGTCGATCAATGACTTACGCGCAACGCGCTGACCGAGTGTTGAGCCGTGCAGGGCTGCATGGAGTGAATGTGACGAAAATAAAGAATGGGTTCGATAAAGAAGGTTGCGTTTATGGTGTTAAGCTGCAACAAAAAATGCTGTCCGAAGCGTTGGAGGTGTTGGCAGAACAAGGGCTTACGCCGCGCGGCGTGTATGCCATTACGACTGAGGGCGAGTATAAGGAGTTGCCGATATGATTTATTTTGACAATGCCGCCACAACATTGCAAAAACCGCCGCGTGTTGCCGATGCCATGCGGCGCACTGTTGGTATAGCAGCCGGGCCGGGCCGCGGTGCGCATAAAAACGCCATGGCTGCTGCCGACATTTTATTCAACACGCGTGAGACGTTGGCGGAATTCTTTTGCACCGACAGCCCCGAGTCAGTGATTTTTACATCTAACGCTACCCATTCGCTGAATATTGCCCTTCAGTCACTGCTGCCCAAACGCGGCGTTGTGCTGCACTCATCGCATGAGCATAATGCTGTCATGCGTCAATTATACGTCGCCGAACAAGTAACGTTGCGGCAAGTTGATTGCCCGCTGTTCAATGCCAACGCCACGCTGGAAAATTGGCGCAAGGCCTTGGATGGCGACGTAAAATTGGCAGTGCTTTGTCACGCATCTAACGTCTTCGGTTCGCTCACGCCTGTGGAAGGAATTGCGGCATTATGTGCCGCACGTGGCGTACCGCTTGTGCTGGACGCGGCGCAATCGTGCGGGCATGTGCCGATTATTGCCGAAAATTTACCCAATACCGTTATCTGTGTGCCGGGACATAAAGGACTATATGGCCCACAAGGCACAGGCATATTGATTGTGCCGCAACGTATGAAGTTGGAACCATTCATGCGCGGCGGCACGGGAAGTTTGTCCTTGCGGCGTGAAATGCCTGACGACTACCCCGACAGGCTCGAAGCCGGTACACAAAACATGCCCGGCATCGCGGGGCTACATGAAGGCGTCAAATTCGTCATGCAGAAGGGTTTTGATGCTGTCTTGACACATGAGCACAAGTTGATGGCGCTGCTGATTGTCGAGTTATCTAAGCTATCAAGCGTAACGCTTTATCATGGCGACTCGCGACAACAACTCGGCGTGCTGTCATTCAGCGTTGCCGACAAGGATTCCGAAGACATTGCCAATGAGTTATCGCGCTACGGTATTGCCGTACGGGCAGGCTTGCACTGCGCACCGCTAGCGCACCGCAATGTTGGTACATTGGCACACGGCACGGTACGCGTGAGTTTTTCAATATTCAACACCGAGCGGGAGGTAAGGGAGTTTGCGAGGCGGTTGAAGGCGATTTTGTAGTGTGTATGTAATAATAAGGAACCCCTTGATTCGGTTGACATCAAGGGGTTGCCTGTTTCCGATAATGTTTATAATGTGACTTCCATATGTATGTCCTCAGGTTCTTTATCGAACAATTCCTTGATAGGCTCATCAGTCGCTTTGAACCCAATGCCTGTGTAGAAATGGACAGTATTTTTTGAAGGCGTAGCTGAAACATACATCTTTTTTCCACCCAACCGTTTGGCTCTTTCTTTTGACATATTAACCAGTTTAGTGGCGATACCTTGTTTTCTATAATTTTTACTTACAAAGCAACTGGTTAATTGAATGATGTCGTTGTTTTTTCCAACAAGCTGCCCTCCCACACCAACTAAACCGACAAGCATTTCCCGGTGGAATGCCCCATACATTGTTCCACCCTCATCATAGATGTTTATGAGTTCTGCGATTCGTTTTTCAATGTTATCCAATCCTTGAATCTCATAATACTCCTTCTCTAAAGCCAAATTGCCATCTCTAAAATAATAAATATCTTCCACAATTTCATATCTATCTATTTCTCTAAATTTTTGGCACTCATCTCTTAATAAAAGCCGATACATAATATCCATGATAATACTCTCCTTGCAAAATTAATAAGCACCTTCAAAACGGAAAGTGCTTACATTTATCACACACATGGAAATATCGGTGCTATATTCCATAGGTGAGCAACACACTTTGCATTATGACATAAACTTTATTCATAATTGCTCACCTCCTTTTTATTACATTAATTGTAGCACACAGCTATGCAATTGTCAAATAATTTACAAGGGTTCCAATTTTGTCAGCCGCCTACTCGGCTGCTCTTGGCTCAATACGCCGCAAACGGCTTAAATCCTTTGCCCAGCACTTCTTGTACGTTGGCTAAAATCAAGAACGCCTCGGCATCCGCCGCTGTGACAGCCTTCTTGACGGCTGTAATCTCATAGCGGCGCACGGCGCAGAGAAAGACAGTTTTATTATCGCCCGAGAACATGCCTTTGGCATCAATGGCTGTTGCCCCGCGCTTGACTTGCGCCAGCAACACATCACGCACTTGCTCGGGCTGACTGGTGACAATCAGTATTGATGTCGCACTGTCTAGGCCATTGAGGTATGAGTCCAGCACCATGCCGCTGATGAATTGCACCACCAATGCGTATAAGATTGCTTCGGGGCTGTGGAAGAGGAATGCTGCCGCGATAAAAATAACTACGTTGATATACAGCGCGATGCGGCCTAATGATAAATCGCCCCGCTTGCGCTGGACGAGTTTGCCGATGATGTCGATGCCGCCGCCGGTGGCGCCGCGCGATAGAACCAAGCCAAAGCCCAGTCCTGCTAAAATTCCGCCGCATAGGGCGGCCATCAATATTTCTTCGATGTGGAAGTAGGGCAAGATATGCGGCAGAAAATCAAGCAAAAATGAACCGGCCGCGACCGAAAAGATAGTGCGCACCAAAAACTTTACACCCATGGAGCGGAAGCCGATGAAAAAAAGCGGCAGGTTCATCAACAGCACCATCGAGCCGATGGGCCACCCGAGCTGCACATATAGAATCAGCGCGATGCCGGACAGTCCGCCGAGCGGGATTTGGTGCGGAAGAATAAAGTAAATGACGGCAACGGCGAACAGCAAGTTGCCGAATAAGATGACAGTATAATCAAACGTTTGAGCTGCGACTCTCTTAATCATCTAGTTTTCCAAACCTCCGATAATATCCATCAAGGCGTTGAGGCGCGCCGTGTTGCCTGTGAGGTACAGATGGCCGAAGACAGCTTCGAGCGCTGTGGCGAGCTTGTAGTCTTCGGGGGCGATGTTTTTAGGCATGGTGGGTGATTTGGCATTGCGGCCGCGGCGGAAAACGTCGATTTCCTCTTGCGTGAAATGTTGCTGCAATGCGCGGGCGGCAACGGCTTGACGGGTGGCGTTGACCTGTTTGACGGTGGCGGTGTGGAGCAGCTTGGCCGTCGGTGTGCCGTTGAGGCAGAGCCGTGTACGTACCATGAGCTCATATACGCCGTCGCCGATGTGCGCGAGGGCCAGAATGCTGATGCCATGCAGTTTGTTGATGGGAATTCCGGGTTGGAGTAGATTCGTCATAGGCTTGACGGCGGGTCGGTTTCGACCGACAGGGCAGTTTTTGGGGTGTTTTGCAGGGGTGGAGGTGTTGCTTCGGACGGCGAGACAATCGTTTTGGGGGGCATCGTTGCTGTTTCGTGAGGTAGACCCGCATTTTGATCGGACAGTGTCGCTTTTTCTTGCGACAGGCCTGCATTTTGAGCGGGTGATGCTGCATTTTGGTCGGGGGCGGGGGTAGACTCTGCGGGTTGAGTTGTTATTTTGGCAGGCGTGTCAGTGAGGGATGGTGTATGGGGTTCATCGTATATGCCTACGACTTCGTGCCCGTCGGCGGACAGGATTTTTTTGCGCGTCGGGCGTGTTAGCAGCGTCAGCAAGCCTGTGCCGATTAAGATGAGTAGAGCGTTGGCGGGGTAAGGGTAGCGTGCATTTGTTTCCATCAGAAGCAAGAAAAAGAACAAGCCCCAGAAAGCGATGGACAACGGCAATATCGGTGACAGCCGCCGCCGCGCTTTTTTGACGAACAGCAATAGCGACATTGACAGCAGTGCCGCCGCCAGCACAATATAATAATACCCATTTGCCGCAAAACTTAACAGTCGCTGCCAAGCTGCGACGCTGATGTGCCCGACAGGTTGGCCGTATTCGTTGACTGTTTCGTTGTTGGCCTGCCAGTTGACGACCCAGTCGTCGCGTCCCCACAGGTTGATGGTTTTGCGCGCCAACAACGGCAGCATGGTGCCGTCACGCAAGTTTTGGTGCGCCGAATACACAGCCTGCTCCATAAAGTCGCGCTGCACTTCGATGGCAGAGCGCGATGTGTCGTGGAGCGCGGGCAGGAAGTAGTTGATTTGCAGATATTCATTGAGTATGCCGTTGCTCGGCGCGTGCATGCCGACGAGCAAGTTCCAGCCGCCGCTCATGGCCGGCCGTGAATTGGGGAAATCAGAGAATGGAATAGGAGGTACGTCGCGGTCAAGGAAAAACTCGCTGAGATCGGTGTCGTAAGAGCGTTGCAATGTTGGTGCGAGGTAGGCGTGTTCGTACAGAGACAGCGCGCCGAAGTAGAACAGCGGCAACAGCAGGCACAGAATTAGGCCGCGTTTGAGGAAGTTTTTGCCGAAGACGACCAAATAACCTTGTACACGCACGAAAGCGTGCGACAGTATCAAGTGAAAGACAAGGGCAATTAAGATAACCAAACTGATGGGGCGGATGATCGATGAAAACCCCAGCACAATGCCGCATGCACAGACGAAAAACAGCCGCGATCTCCATATCTCGGCGCGGTGTATGCGCAGATAAAGGCTGATGGCGGCGAGCATGAGCGTGAGGTGCAGCATTTCGGCGCAGATGAGCGACACAAACATGACTTGACCGGGCATAAACGCCCAAATGAGTGCCGCAATGCCGCCGATCCAGGGCGCAAATAACTTGGCGCCGATGTCGTACATGAGCGCGGCGATGGCGAGGCAGAGCGCGAGATTGAAGCCGAATGCCACGCTGTATGATACACCGAACAGACTGTACATCCACGACAGCACCAGCGTATAGCCCCAGGTGTGTGGAAAAATGGCGGTGTACCGTCCCCACAGAATGGTGCCGTGGTTGGCGTAGTGCGCCGCCAGCTCGTGGTAGCGCGCGAAGTCGCTCACCGGCTCATTGGCGGTCAACAGTATCCACGCGAGGCGGGCGGCCAGCGTTATCAACAGCGCAAGCAGCAGCCATACCCATGGCTTTACGCGGGAGAGCCTGTCGGTGATGGTGTAGATTTTTTGCATGACAATTCCTCCGTTGTTTTTGGCGGTTTTATAAGATGCGTTAAAAGGCTTGCGCCGACTAAAATGAGAAGTGTATTGGCCGGGAAAGTGTATCGCGGATGGGTTTCGACAAGCAAGCTGAGGAAAAACAGGCCTGTGAGGATAATCATCAGCGGCAATGCGGGTGACAGCAATTTGCGTGACTTTTTTCGCAACAGCCAGAGGGCAGCGGCAGCTAAGGCAAGTGTTAGGATGATGCGGTAGTAGGCGTTTGCGGCAAACCGCAGGGGTCGTTCAAAACTTGTCACACTGACGAGGCCGGACGTGTCATGTCGTGCGGCCCAACCGACGGCCCAATCGTCACTGCCCCACATATGCCGCGCTTTTTCACGCAAGAGTTGCGGGAGCGCGCCGTTTTGAATGGCACGTCCGGTCAGTCTGGCAGCTTGCCGCATAAATATTCGCTGTGCTTGCTGCGCTGTGATGGAATGGTCATCGGCAACAGGGTAGAAGAAAGTATCGCCAATGTGATGTGTCAAAAAGCCGTTGGTGGGTGCGTGCATACCAACCAGCAAATTCCAACCGGGACCGTTCATAGCGGGATGCCTGTTTGGGATTTCTTCGTGCAAATGGTGCGGCGGATCGAGCATGCCAATGATGAATTGCCATTCAGGCGTATCCATTGCGGGCCGCCAATCGCGTGTTTCGTCGGCAAGGCGTTCCGAGCGTTGCAGGGCGGGTGCCAGATAGGCGTGTTCATACACTGCCATAACGCCAAAGTATGTCATGGGAATCAGCAGACAGAGCAGTAAGCCTTGACGGCAAAATCGCCTGATGTTGATGAGTAAAATAAATCGATTTGTACGCGTGGCATGGACTATGACAAGGTGGAGCATAAAGGCGAGTAACAGGACCAATCCAATCGGGCGGACGATGGCGGAGAAAGCCGTTGCCAAGCCGCAAACGCAAGCTAAAATCAGTCGCATTTTCAGTGTTTCGGCCCTATTCATGCGTACATATAAATTGATAGCCGCCAGCATAATCGCAAGATGGAGCAATTCAGCGGCGATAAAATTTGAAAATAAAATTTGACCGGGCATAAGCGCCCAAATCAATGCCGCAACGCCGCCAATCCAAGGTGTAAATAATTTTGCGCCGATGTCATAAATCAAGGATACAATAGCAAGGCAAAGCACAATGTTAAATCCGTACGCCGTGGCATGTGATGCTCCAAAAATGTTGTACACCCACGACAGTACCATAGTGTAGCCCCAAGTGTGCGGGAAAATCGAGGTAAATCGCCGCATTAAAATGATATTGTGTTCGGCGTAATGCGCGGCGAGTTCGTGGTAGCGCAGAAAATCGTTGGCCGGTATATTGCGCGTCAGCAGCACCCACGCCAGGCGCGTGAACAGCGTTACCAACAGCGCAAGCAGCAGCCATACCCATGGCTTTACGCGGGAGAGCCTGTCGGTGATGGTGTAGATTTTTTGCATGAGTTGGCCTCCCTGCGTAAATTTGGAATGCGAAATTATCGCGCGGCGGCGCGGGCGAACACTGTTCGTCCCTTATGCTAATAATTCTTTCAGTTCGTCGGCTCTGTGTGTTTTTTCCCAGGGCAAGTCCAAGTCGTGGCGGCCGAAGTGGCCGTAAGCGGCGGTTTGGGCGTAGATGGGGCGGCGCAGATCAAGGTATTCGATGATTTTGGCCGGGCGGAGATCGAAAAGTTGGTTGATGGCG
This window contains:
- a CDS encoding FAD-dependent oxidoreductase — encoded protein: MRKILIVGGVAGGASAAARLRRLDEHAEIVMFERGEHISFANCGLPYYIGGTIVDRGALLLQTPESFRRRFNIDVRTLSEVAAIDPATQTVTVKDITTSETYRESYDKLILAPGAEPIKPPFPGTDLPCVFTLRTIPDTDHIKTYIQQNKPQRAVVVGGGYIGVEMAENLKEAGLDVNIVEMSDQVIAPLDIDMACDVHHYLRQSGVSLYLSNKVQAITEDAGGLTVQLTDRAIHTDLVILAIGVHPESNLAKDASLATGERGGIIVDKHMRTSDKHIYAVGDAVEVTDFITGKKAMIPLAGPANKQGRIAADNICGIPSVYVGTQGSSILKVFDMTVAATGINEKTAKRLNLNYDKAFVWLPGHAGYYPGAKSTSTKVIFEKETGKILGAQMVGFYGVDKRCDVLATALRANMTAFDLTQLELCYAPPYSSAKDPINMAGFAIENLLTGKVKQIHWHDVDNLPRDGSATLLDVRSKWEAAQGGIAGFNNIPLDDLRGQLGSLDKVKPIYVHCHSGMRSYIAARILIQNGFDAYNIGGGYRLYSSILT
- a CDS encoding DUF3343 domain-containing protein; the encoded protein is MAECLIACRSMTYAQRADRVLSRAGLHGVNVTKIKNGFDKEGCVYGVKLQQKMLSEALEVLAEQGLTPRGVYAITTEGEYKELPI
- a CDS encoding aminotransferase class V-fold PLP-dependent enzyme, whose protein sequence is MIYFDNAATTLQKPPRVADAMRRTVGIAAGPGRGAHKNAMAAADILFNTRETLAEFFCTDSPESVIFTSNATHSLNIALQSLLPKRGVVLHSSHEHNAVMRQLYVAEQVTLRQVDCPLFNANATLENWRKALDGDVKLAVLCHASNVFGSLTPVEGIAALCAARGVPLVLDAAQSCGHVPIIAENLPNTVICVPGHKGLYGPQGTGILIVPQRMKLEPFMRGGTGSLSLRREMPDDYPDRLEAGTQNMPGIAGLHEGVKFVMQKGFDAVLTHEHKLMALLIVELSKLSSVTLYHGDSRQQLGVLSFSVADKDSEDIANELSRYGIAVRAGLHCAPLAHRNVGTLAHGTVRVSFSIFNTEREVREFARRLKAIL
- a CDS encoding GNAT family N-acetyltransferase; protein product: MDIMYRLLLRDECQKFREIDRYEIVEDIYYFRDGNLALEKEYYEIQGLDNIEKRIAELINIYDEGGTMYGAFHREMLVGLVGVGGQLVGKNNDIIQLTSCFVSKNYRKQGIATKLVNMSKERAKRLGGKKMYVSATPSKNTVHFYTGIGFKATDEPIKELFDKEPEDIHMEVTL
- a CDS encoding YitT family protein, with product MIKRVAAQTFDYTVILFGNLLFAVAVIYFILPHQIPLGGLSGIALILYVQLGWPIGSMVLLMNLPLFFIGFRSMGVKFLVRTIFSVAAGSFLLDFLPHILPYFHIEEILMAALCGGILAGLGFGLVLSRGATGGGIDIIGKLVQRKRGDLSLGRIALYINVVIFIAAAFLFHSPEAILYALVVQFISGMVLDSYLNGLDSATSILIVTSQPEQVRDVLLAQVKRGATAIDAKGMFSGDNKTVFLCAVRRYEITAVKKAVTAADAEAFLILANVQEVLGKGFKPFAAY
- a CDS encoding ribonuclease III; translated protein: MTNLLQPGIPINKLHGISILALAHIGDGVYELMVRTRLCLNGTPTAKLLHTATVKQVNATRQAVAARALQQHFTQEEIDVFRRGRNAKSPTMPKNIAPEDYKLATALEAVFGHLYLTGNTARLNALMDIIGGLEN